From the genome of Brienomyrus brachyistius isolate T26 chromosome 8, BBRACH_0.4, whole genome shotgun sequence, one region includes:
- the shisa4 gene encoding protein shisa-4 isoform X2 — MSLVCLALPVLATILSAWQVSADEDCLWYVDKNGTWHNGFDCPHLTFCCGNCQHRYCCLDRSKIILEKEQKRCMLFQFSPTTIAGIASSILLFVAIIATMVCCFMCSCCYLYQRRQQRGGTPYDGQQIPMASYPVDPAFNAYGKPMGPADYHNPGYPMAPHYYPGMPQQYPMMPQGPTPPYPPIDPGVGHAAPPPYSPPQYPGQ; from the exons ATGTCGCTTGTGTGTTTGGCTTTGCCGGTGCTCGCCACCATTCTCTCCGCCTGGCAGG TGAGTGCAGATGAGGATTGCCTCTGGTACGTGGACAAGAATGGCACCTGGCACAATGGCTTCGACTGCCCACACCTGACCTTCTGCTGCGGGAACTGCCAGCATCGCTACTGCTGCCTGGACCGCAGCAAGATCATCCTGGAGAAGGAGCAGAAGCGCTGCATGCTGTTCCAGTTCAG CCCTACCACCATAGCGGGCATTGCCTCCTCCATCCTGCTGTTTGTGGCCATCATTGCTACCATGGTTTGCTGCTTTATGTGCTCCTGCTGCTACCTGTACCAGCGCCGGCAGCAGCGGGGCGGAACGCCCTATGACG GCCAGCAGATCCCGATGGCCAGCTACCCGGTGGACCCCGCATTCAATGCATATGGCAAACCGATGGGGCCTGCTGACTACCATAATCCTGGATACCCAATGGCACCACATTATTATCCTGGCATGCCTCAGCAGTATCCCATGATGCCGCAGGGTCCTACCCCTCCATACCCGCCGATAGACCCGGGAGTCGGC
- the shisa4 gene encoding protein shisa-4 isoform X1, which translates to MSLVCLALPVLATILSAWQVSADEDCLWYVDKNGTWHNGFDCPHLTFCCGNCQHRYCCLDRSKIILEKEQKRCMLFQFSPTTIAGIASSILLFVAIIATMVCCFMCSCCYLYQRRQQRGGTPYDETREGQQIPMASYPVDPAFNAYGKPMGPADYHNPGYPMAPHYYPGMPQQYPMMPQGPTPPYPPIDPGVGHAAPPPYSPPQYPGQ; encoded by the exons ATGTCGCTTGTGTGTTTGGCTTTGCCGGTGCTCGCCACCATTCTCTCCGCCTGGCAGG TGAGTGCAGATGAGGATTGCCTCTGGTACGTGGACAAGAATGGCACCTGGCACAATGGCTTCGACTGCCCACACCTGACCTTCTGCTGCGGGAACTGCCAGCATCGCTACTGCTGCCTGGACCGCAGCAAGATCATCCTGGAGAAGGAGCAGAAGCGCTGCATGCTGTTCCAGTTCAG CCCTACCACCATAGCGGGCATTGCCTCCTCCATCCTGCTGTTTGTGGCCATCATTGCTACCATGGTTTGCTGCTTTATGTGCTCCTGCTGCTACCTGTACCAGCGCCGGCAGCAGCGGGGCGGAACGCCCTATGACG aaacACGTGAAG GCCAGCAGATCCCGATGGCCAGCTACCCGGTGGACCCCGCATTCAATGCATATGGCAAACCGATGGGGCCTGCTGACTACCATAATCCTGGATACCCAATGGCACCACATTATTATCCTGGCATGCCTCAGCAGTATCCCATGATGCCGCAGGGTCCTACCCCTCCATACCCGCCGATAGACCCGGGAGTCGGC